A window from Streptomyces sp. NBC_00335 encodes these proteins:
- a CDS encoding MBL fold metallo-hydrolase gives MLIAGFPAGAWGTNCYVVAPAAGEECVIIDPGHQATQGVEETLKKHRLKPVAVVLTHGHIDHVASVVPVCGAHDVPAWIHPEDRFMMSDPEKALGRSLGAQLMGELTVGEPSDVKELTDGAKLALAGMELTVSHAPGHTRGSVTFGMPAAADIPPLLFSGDLLFAGSIGRTDFPGGSHADMLESLARVCLPLDDSTVVLPGHNEHTTIGRERATNPYLRQVAAGLGDGFTSPRRGM, from the coding sequence GTGCTGATTGCCGGATTCCCCGCCGGGGCCTGGGGGACCAACTGTTACGTGGTCGCCCCCGCCGCCGGTGAGGAGTGCGTCATCATCGACCCGGGCCACCAGGCCACCCAGGGTGTCGAAGAGACGCTGAAGAAGCATCGGCTCAAGCCCGTCGCCGTCGTCCTCACCCATGGCCACATCGATCATGTGGCCTCGGTGGTCCCGGTGTGCGGAGCACACGACGTACCGGCCTGGATCCACCCCGAAGACCGCTTCATGATGAGCGACCCGGAGAAGGCCCTCGGCCGTTCCCTCGGCGCCCAGCTCATGGGCGAGCTCACGGTGGGGGAGCCCTCGGACGTCAAGGAGCTCACCGACGGCGCGAAGCTCGCCCTCGCGGGCATGGAGCTCACCGTGTCGCACGCCCCCGGCCATACCAGGGGGTCGGTGACCTTCGGGATGCCCGCGGCGGCGGACATCCCGCCGCTGCTGTTCTCGGGCGACCTGCTCTTCGCCGGCTCCATCGGGCGTACGGACTTCCCCGGCGGCAGCCACGCCGACATGCTCGAATCGCTGGCCCGCGTGTGCCTGCCGCTCGACGATTCGACCGTGGTGCTGCCCGGACACAACGAGCACACGACCATTGGCCGTGAGCGAGCCACCAACCCGTACCTGCGGCAGGTGGCCGCCGGCCTGGGAGACGGCTTCACGTCTCCACGACGAGGAATGTGA
- a CDS encoding DUF349 domain-containing protein: MSSDPWGRVDETGTVYVRTADGEKVVGSWQAGTPEEALAYFERKYEGLVVEIGLLERRVRTTDLAAKDAQTAIEHLRTQVDEHHAVGDLDALRVRLDKLVATVDSRREERKVQKAKQTDEARTAKDALVAEAEELAQSDQWRSAGERLRALVDIWKGLPRLDRKSDDELWHRFSHARSAFSKRRKAHFASLDAQREDARKVKEKLVAEAESLSKSTDWGPTAARYRELMDNWKAAGRAQRESEDDLWNRFRGAQDVFFAARSEVFAERDAEQVENLKLKEELADEAEKLVPITDLKAARAAFRSLNERWEAIGHVPRDARPKVEGRMHTIERAIQEAEEGEWRRTNPEARARAAGLTGQLQAAVDKLRGQIDAARAQGNNSKADKLSRELEGRQALLDQALKGLEEFGG; encoded by the coding sequence GTGAGCAGCGACCCGTGGGGCCGAGTCGACGAGACCGGCACCGTGTACGTGCGTACTGCCGATGGCGAGAAGGTCGTCGGCTCGTGGCAGGCCGGTACCCCGGAGGAGGCCCTGGCCTACTTCGAGCGCAAGTACGAGGGCCTGGTGGTCGAGATCGGCCTCCTCGAACGACGGGTGCGGACCACCGATCTGGCCGCCAAGGACGCCCAGACGGCCATCGAGCACCTGCGTACGCAGGTGGACGAGCACCACGCCGTCGGTGACCTCGACGCGCTGCGCGTGCGGCTGGACAAGCTGGTGGCGACCGTGGACTCGCGCCGCGAGGAGCGCAAGGTCCAGAAGGCCAAGCAGACGGACGAGGCCCGTACGGCCAAGGACGCACTGGTGGCCGAGGCCGAGGAGCTGGCGCAGAGCGACCAGTGGCGCAGCGCCGGCGAGCGGCTGCGGGCCCTGGTGGACATCTGGAAGGGTCTGCCCCGCCTCGACCGCAAGTCGGACGACGAGCTGTGGCACCGCTTCTCGCACGCCCGTTCCGCCTTCTCCAAGCGCCGCAAGGCGCACTTCGCCTCGCTCGACGCGCAGCGCGAGGACGCCCGCAAGGTCAAGGAGAAGCTGGTCGCGGAGGCCGAGTCGCTGTCGAAGTCGACCGACTGGGGTCCGACGGCCGCGCGCTACCGCGAGCTGATGGACAACTGGAAGGCCGCGGGCCGCGCGCAGCGCGAGTCCGAGGACGACCTGTGGAACCGTTTCCGCGGCGCCCAGGACGTGTTCTTCGCGGCCCGCAGCGAGGTCTTCGCGGAGCGCGACGCCGAGCAGGTGGAGAACCTGAAGCTGAAGGAGGAGCTGGCCGACGAGGCCGAGAAGCTCGTCCCGATCACGGACCTGAAGGCGGCCCGTGCCGCGTTCCGTTCCCTGAACGAGCGCTGGGAGGCCATCGGCCACGTACCGCGGGACGCGCGTCCCAAGGTGGAGGGCCGGATGCACACCATCGAGCGGGCGATCCAGGAAGCCGAGGAAGGCGAGTGGCGCCGTACGAACCCGGAGGCGCGGGCCCGTGCGGCCGGTCTGACGGGGCAGCTGCAGGCGGCGGTCGACAAGCTGCGCGGCCAGATCGACGCGGCGCGCGCGCAGGGCAACAACTCCAAGGCCGACAAGCTGTCCCGGGAGCTGGAGGGCCGTCAGGCCCTGCTGGACCAGGCGCTGAAGGGCCTTGAGGAGTTCGGCGGCTGA
- a CDS encoding adenine phosphoribosyltransferase, which translates to MTAELPSGVRDLLLSRITDVADYPKPGVMFKDITPLLADPKAFGALTDALVALAGQYGATKIVGLEARGFILAAPVAVQAGIGFVPVRKAGKLPGATLLQSYDLEYGSAEIEIHAEALCADDRVMVIDDVLATGGTAAASLELIRRAGAAVAGVAVLMELSFLPGRERLAGALGGAPLDALIVV; encoded by the coding sequence GTGACCGCGGAGCTGCCCTCCGGCGTACGGGACCTGCTGCTCAGCCGGATCACCGACGTGGCGGACTACCCGAAGCCGGGCGTGATGTTCAAGGACATCACCCCGCTGCTGGCCGACCCGAAGGCGTTCGGCGCCCTCACGGACGCGCTGGTGGCCCTGGCCGGGCAGTACGGAGCGACGAAGATCGTCGGTCTGGAGGCGCGGGGATTCATCCTGGCGGCTCCGGTGGCCGTCCAGGCGGGCATCGGCTTCGTGCCGGTCCGCAAGGCCGGGAAGCTGCCCGGGGCGACGCTCCTGCAGTCCTACGACCTGGAGTACGGGTCGGCGGAGATCGAGATCCACGCGGAGGCGCTGTGCGCCGACGACCGGGTCATGGTCATCGACGACGTGCTGGCCACCGGCGGCACCGCTGCCGCCTCGCTGGAGCTGATCCGCCGGGCCGGGGCGGCGGTTGCCGGGGTTGCGGTCCTGATGGAGCTTTCGTTCCTCCCGGGTCGTGAGCGGCTGGCCGGGGCCCTTGGCGGGGCTCCGCTGGATGCGCTGATCGTCGTCTGA
- a CDS encoding RelA/SpoT family protein, whose protein sequence is MPDEVQPISAAQPDPQAEPAAAGPAAPPAAPVPPTPAPAPPVKPASAKSAGSSNRVRARLARLGGQRSNPYNPVLEPLLRIVRSNDPKIETATLRQIEQAYQVAERWHRGQKRKSGDPYITHPLAVTTILAELGMDPATLMAGLLHDTVEDTEYGLEDLRRDFGDAVTLLVDGVTKLDRVKFGEAAQAETVRKMVVAMAKDPRVLVIKLADRLHNMRTMRYLKREKQEKKARETLEIYAPLAHRLGMNTIKWELEDLAFAILYPKMYDEIVRLVAERAPKRDEYLTVVTDEVMADLRAARIKATVTGRPKHYYSVYQKMIVRGRDFAEIYDLVGIRVLVDTVRDCYAALGTVHARWNPVPGRFKDYIAMPKFNMYQSLHTTVIGPSGKPVELQIRTFDMHRRAEYGIAAHWKYKQQTVAGTSKVRTDVPQAAKGSAGHDTVNDMAWLRQLLDWQKETEDPSEFLDSLRFDLSRNEVFVFTPKGDVIALPAGATPVDFAYAVHTEVGHRTIGARVNGRLVPLESTLDNGDLVEVFTSKAEGAGPSRDWLGFVKSPRARNKIRAWFSKERRDEAIEHGKDAIARAMRKQNLPIQRILTGDSLVTLAHEMRYPDISSLYAAIGEGHVTAQNVVQKLVQALGGEDAANEDIEDSIPPARGRSTRRGNADPGVVVKGVEDVWVKLARCCTPVPGDPIVGFVTRGSGVSVHRADCVNVDSLSQEPERMLEVEWAPTQSSVFLVAIQVEALDRSRLLSDVTRVLSDQHVNILSAAVQTSRDRVATSRFTFEMGDPKHLGHVLKAVRGVEGVYDVYRVTSARRP, encoded by the coding sequence TTGCCAGACGAGGTCCAGCCAATCTCCGCCGCGCAGCCCGATCCGCAGGCCGAGCCGGCCGCGGCGGGCCCCGCCGCGCCGCCGGCCGCCCCGGTTCCGCCGACCCCGGCGCCCGCGCCTCCGGTCAAGCCCGCGTCCGCGAAGTCGGCCGGGTCCTCCAATCGGGTGCGCGCCCGGCTGGCCCGTCTCGGCGGGCAGCGTTCCAACCCGTACAACCCGGTCCTGGAACCGCTGCTCCGCATAGTCCGCAGCAACGACCCGAAGATCGAGACGGCCACGCTGCGGCAGATCGAGCAGGCCTACCAGGTCGCCGAGCGCTGGCACCGCGGTCAGAAGCGCAAGAGCGGCGACCCGTACATCACCCACCCGCTCGCGGTGACCACGATCCTCGCCGAGCTGGGCATGGACCCGGCCACGCTGATGGCGGGGCTCCTCCACGACACCGTGGAGGACACCGAGTACGGGCTGGAGGACCTGCGGCGCGACTTCGGCGACGCGGTGACCCTGCTCGTCGACGGGGTCACCAAGCTCGACCGGGTCAAGTTCGGCGAGGCCGCCCAGGCCGAGACCGTCCGCAAGATGGTCGTCGCCATGGCCAAGGACCCCCGGGTCCTGGTCATCAAGCTCGCCGACCGCCTGCACAACATGCGCACCATGCGGTACCTCAAGCGGGAGAAGCAGGAGAAGAAGGCCCGCGAGACCCTTGAGATCTACGCCCCGCTGGCGCACCGGCTGGGCATGAACACCATCAAGTGGGAGCTGGAGGACCTCGCCTTCGCGATCCTCTACCCCAAGATGTACGACGAGATCGTGCGGCTGGTGGCCGAAAGGGCACCCAAGCGGGACGAGTACCTCACGGTCGTCACCGACGAGGTGATGGCCGACCTCCGGGCCGCCCGCATCAAGGCCACCGTCACAGGTCGCCCCAAGCACTACTACAGCGTCTACCAGAAGATGATCGTCCGCGGCCGCGACTTCGCCGAGATCTACGACCTGGTCGGCATCCGGGTCCTCGTCGACACCGTCCGGGACTGCTACGCCGCCCTCGGCACCGTGCACGCGCGATGGAACCCGGTCCCCGGCCGGTTCAAGGACTACATCGCGATGCCGAAGTTCAACATGTACCAGTCGCTCCACACGACGGTCATCGGACCCAGCGGCAAGCCCGTCGAGCTGCAGATCCGCACTTTCGACATGCACCGCCGCGCCGAGTACGGCATCGCCGCGCACTGGAAGTACAAGCAGCAGACGGTCGCCGGCACCTCGAAGGTACGGACGGACGTGCCGCAGGCGGCCAAGGGCAGCGCGGGCCACGACACCGTCAACGACATGGCCTGGCTGCGCCAGCTGCTGGACTGGCAGAAGGAGACCGAGGACCCGAGCGAGTTCCTCGACTCCCTGCGCTTCGACCTCTCGCGCAACGAGGTCTTCGTCTTCACGCCCAAGGGCGATGTCATCGCCCTGCCGGCCGGCGCCACCCCCGTCGACTTCGCGTACGCCGTCCACACCGAGGTCGGCCACCGGACCATAGGGGCGCGGGTCAACGGGCGGCTCGTACCGCTCGAATCGACCCTCGACAACGGCGACCTGGTCGAGGTCTTCACCTCCAAGGCCGAGGGCGCCGGCCCGTCCCGCGACTGGCTGGGCTTCGTCAAGTCCCCCCGGGCCCGCAACAAGATCCGCGCCTGGTTCTCCAAGGAGCGCCGCGACGAGGCGATCGAACACGGCAAGGACGCCATCGCGCGGGCCATGCGCAAGCAGAACCTGCCGATCCAGCGCATCCTGACCGGGGACTCCCTCGTCACCCTCGCGCACGAGATGCGCTACCCCGACATCTCCTCGCTCTACGCGGCGATCGGCGAGGGCCACGTCACCGCGCAGAACGTCGTCCAGAAGCTGGTCCAGGCCCTCGGCGGCGAGGACGCGGCCAACGAGGACATCGAGGACAGCATCCCGCCGGCCCGCGGCCGCAGCACCCGCCGCGGCAACGCCGACCCCGGCGTGGTGGTCAAGGGCGTCGAGGACGTGTGGGTCAAGCTGGCCCGCTGCTGCACCCCGGTGCCGGGCGACCCGATCGTCGGCTTCGTCACGCGCGGCAGCGGCGTATCGGTCCACCGCGCGGACTGCGTCAACGTGGACTCCCTCTCCCAGGAGCCCGAGCGGATGCTGGAGGTCGAGTGGGCGCCCACCCAGTCCTCCGTCTTCCTGGTCGCCATCCAGGTCGAGGCGCTGGACCGGTCCCGGCTGCTCTCCGACGTCACCCGGGTGCTGTCGGACCAGCACGTGAACATCCTGTCGGCGGCCGTACAGACGTCCCGCGACCGGGTGGCCACCTCCCGGTTCACCTTCGAGATGGGCGACCCGAAGCACCTGGGCCACGTCCTGAAGGCCGTACGGGGCGTCGAGGGCGTCTACGACGTCTACCGCGTGACCTCGGCCCGCAGGCCGTAG
- the hisS gene encoding histidine--tRNA ligase: MSTFQAPKGTYDLLPPRSATFLAVREAISAPLKNSGYGYVETPGFENVELFSRGVGESTDIVSKEMYTLTTKGGDQLALRPEGTASVLRAALQGNLHKLGGLPVKLWYSGSYYRYERAQAGRYRHFSQVGAEAIGAEDPALDAELIILADQAYRSLGLRNFRILLNSLGDKECRPVYREALQAFLRGLDLDAETVRRAEINPLRVLDDKRADVQKQLVGAPMLRDYLCDACKAYHEEVRALVTAAGVVFEDDEKLVRGLDYYTRTTFEFVHDGLGSQSAVGGGGRYDGLSEMIGGPALPSVGWALGVDRTVLALEAEGVELDIPAATSVFAVALGAAKPVLFGLVTELRRAGVAADISYGGKGLKGAMKDANRSGARFAVVAGDRDLEEGVVQLKDMQSGEQTPVAVAELVDTVRAKLA, from the coding sequence GTGAGTACTTTTCAGGCCCCCAAGGGCACGTACGACCTGCTGCCGCCCCGCTCCGCCACCTTCCTGGCGGTGCGCGAGGCGATCTCCGCGCCCCTGAAGAACTCCGGCTACGGGTACGTGGAGACCCCCGGCTTCGAGAACGTCGAGCTGTTCTCGCGCGGCGTCGGCGAGTCCACCGACATCGTCAGCAAGGAGATGTACACCCTCACCACGAAGGGCGGCGACCAGCTCGCCCTGCGTCCCGAGGGCACCGCCTCCGTGCTCCGCGCCGCCCTGCAGGGCAACCTCCACAAGCTCGGCGGCCTGCCCGTCAAGCTCTGGTACTCCGGCTCCTACTACCGCTACGAGCGGGCCCAGGCGGGCCGTTACCGCCACTTCTCCCAGGTCGGCGCCGAGGCGATCGGAGCCGAGGACCCGGCCCTGGACGCCGAGCTGATCATCCTGGCCGACCAGGCGTACCGCTCACTGGGCCTGCGCAACTTCCGCATCCTGCTGAACTCGCTCGGCGACAAGGAGTGCCGCCCGGTGTACCGGGAGGCCCTCCAGGCCTTCCTGCGCGGGCTCGACCTCGACGCGGAGACCGTGCGACGGGCCGAGATCAACCCGCTGCGCGTGCTCGACGACAAGCGGGCCGACGTGCAGAAGCAGCTCGTCGGCGCCCCGATGCTGCGCGACTACCTCTGCGATGCCTGCAAGGCGTACCACGAGGAGGTGCGGGCGCTGGTGACGGCGGCCGGGGTCGTCTTCGAGGACGACGAGAAGCTCGTGCGCGGCCTGGACTACTACACCCGCACCACCTTCGAGTTCGTCCACGACGGTCTGGGCTCCCAGTCGGCGGTGGGCGGCGGCGGCCGTTACGACGGCCTCTCCGAGATGATCGGCGGCCCGGCGCTGCCTTCGGTGGGCTGGGCGCTGGGCGTCGACCGTACGGTGCTGGCGCTCGAAGCCGAGGGTGTCGAACTGGACATCCCCGCCGCGACCTCCGTCTTCGCGGTGGCGCTCGGTGCGGCGAAGCCGGTGCTGTTCGGTCTGGTGACCGAGCTGCGGCGGGCCGGTGTGGCCGCGGACATCTCCTACGGGGGCAAGGGCCTCAAGGGTGCGATGAAGGACGCGAACCGGAGCGGGGCCCGCTTCGCGGTCGTCGCTGGGGACCGTGACCTCGAAGAGGGCGTGGTCCAGCTGAAGGACATGCAGTCCGGGGAGCAGACGCCGGTGGCCGTCGCCGAGCTCGTGGACACGGTCCGGGCGAAGCTGGCCTGA
- a CDS encoding ABC transporter permease — MSTQTGTSTGKATGTRTGTGGAGALPGAWSLGLSRGVLEIRQFVRQRDAVIFTFAFPIVFLALFASIFSEGMEGTGVTASQMYAAGMVAAGIMSTSFQSLGISIAVERDEKVLRRLRGTPMPPAAYFLGKVWMVLATGLAETAILLLVGSTLFDLDLPTSAAKWLTFAWIFTLGLAGCALLGIAISSLPKSGKSASSVVVLPFLILQFISGVFIPVHQIPDWLLNIGALFPLKWMCQGLRGVFLPESAAVFEQAGAWEYGRVALVLGAWVLGGLVLCLLTFKWKNRRDG; from the coding sequence ATGAGCACGCAGACGGGTACGAGTACGGGCAAGGCCACGGGCACGCGTACGGGCACGGGCGGGGCCGGGGCGCTGCCCGGCGCCTGGTCCCTCGGTCTGAGCCGCGGGGTGCTGGAGATCAGGCAGTTCGTCCGCCAGCGCGACGCGGTGATCTTCACCTTCGCCTTCCCCATCGTCTTCCTCGCGCTCTTCGCCTCGATCTTCAGCGAAGGCATGGAGGGCACCGGGGTCACCGCCTCCCAGATGTACGCGGCAGGCATGGTCGCCGCCGGCATCATGTCCACCAGCTTCCAGTCCCTCGGCATCTCCATCGCCGTCGAACGCGACGAGAAGGTGCTGCGCCGGCTGCGCGGGACCCCGATGCCGCCGGCGGCGTACTTCCTCGGCAAGGTGTGGATGGTGCTGGCCACCGGCCTCGCCGAGACCGCGATCCTGCTGCTGGTCGGCTCCACCCTGTTCGACCTCGATCTGCCGACGTCCGCCGCGAAGTGGCTGACGTTCGCGTGGATCTTCACCCTGGGCCTGGCCGGCTGCGCCCTGCTCGGCATCGCGATCAGCAGCCTGCCCAAGTCCGGCAAGAGCGCCAGCTCGGTCGTGGTCCTGCCCTTCCTGATCCTGCAGTTCATCTCAGGGGTGTTCATCCCGGTCCACCAGATCCCCGACTGGCTGCTGAACATCGGTGCGCTGTTCCCGCTCAAGTGGATGTGCCAGGGACTGCGCGGGGTGTTCCTTCCCGAGTCCGCGGCCGTTTTCGAACAGGCCGGTGCCTGGGAGTATGGGCGGGTCGCCCTGGTCCTGGGCGCCTGGGTGCTCGGGGGGCTGGTGCTGTGCCTGCTGACCTTCAAGTGGAAGAACCGGCGCGACGGCTGA
- a CDS encoding peptidylprolyl isomerase: protein MVTSDQRRRQLAREKYERQQQRRAEARQKSRKRLAVIGAAVAVVVAALVGLVAGGVFDKDKKDEAADPAATPSAAPTPQQSPSPAMAIDAKAKYTFGLKTSAGDITFEMDAAKTPQTVNSFKSLADKKYFDNTKCHRLTTGGIFVLQCGDPQGTGTGGPGYTIADENLDALGKPNETGQVIYPAGTVAMANTGQPGSGGSQFFLVYKDSPLAPTYTPFGKIDAAGLKVLEEVAKAGVADGGQDGAPKTPVTIEKGTVTQN from the coding sequence GTGGTCACGAGCGATCAGCGGCGGCGCCAGCTCGCCAGGGAAAAGTACGAACGCCAGCAGCAGCGGCGTGCCGAGGCGCGGCAGAAGTCGCGCAAGCGGCTGGCCGTGATCGGTGCGGCGGTGGCCGTGGTCGTCGCGGCGCTGGTCGGCCTCGTGGCCGGCGGCGTGTTCGACAAGGACAAGAAGGACGAGGCGGCCGACCCGGCCGCGACTCCCTCGGCCGCGCCCACCCCGCAGCAGTCCCCCTCCCCGGCGATGGCGATCGACGCCAAGGCGAAGTACACCTTCGGCCTGAAGACCAGCGCGGGCGACATCACGTTCGAGATGGACGCGGCGAAGACCCCGCAGACGGTCAACTCGTTCAAGTCGCTCGCCGACAAGAAGTACTTCGACAACACCAAGTGCCACCGCCTGACCACGGGCGGGATCTTCGTCCTGCAGTGCGGTGACCCGCAGGGCACCGGCACGGGCGGCCCCGGCTACACCATCGCGGACGAGAACCTCGACGCCCTGGGCAAGCCCAACGAGACCGGACAGGTCATCTACCCGGCGGGCACGGTGGCGATGGCCAACACCGGCCAGCCCGGCTCGGGCGGCAGCCAGTTCTTCCTGGTCTACAAGGACAGCCCGCTCGCCCCCACGTACACCCCCTTCGGCAAGATCGACGCGGCCGGCCTGAAGGTCCTCGAAGAGGTGGCCAAGGCCGGTGTGGCCGACGGCGGCCAGGACGGGGCCCCCAAGACCCCCGTGACGATCGAGAAGGGCACCGTCACCCAGAACTGA
- a CDS encoding response regulator, with protein MIRILLADDHPVVREGLRGMLAAEPDLEVVAEASNGPQAEALAARLVPEGGLDLILMDLRMPGGDGVESIARITAARLPVRVVVLTTYEEDRDILRAVEAGAAGYLLKDMARAELAAAVRAAVRGETVLAPTVAGRLVDRLRTRPSLPRLSDREVEVLRLVAGGATNAEIGRRLFVAESTVKTHMLRIFAKLEVTDRTAAVTTAMRHGLL; from the coding sequence ATGATCCGCATCCTGCTGGCCGACGACCACCCGGTGGTACGGGAGGGCCTGCGCGGCATGCTCGCCGCCGAACCGGACCTGGAGGTCGTCGCGGAGGCCTCGAACGGCCCGCAGGCGGAGGCGCTCGCCGCGCGGCTGGTCCCCGAAGGCGGCCTGGACCTGATCCTGATGGACCTGCGGATGCCGGGTGGCGACGGAGTCGAATCGATCGCCCGCATCACGGCGGCCCGGCTGCCGGTACGGGTGGTGGTGCTGACCACCTACGAGGAGGACCGGGACATCCTGCGCGCGGTGGAGGCGGGGGCGGCGGGCTATCTGCTGAAGGACATGGCGCGGGCGGAACTGGCGGCCGCGGTCCGGGCGGCCGTGCGCGGCGAGACGGTCCTCGCCCCGACGGTGGCGGGCCGCCTGGTGGACCGGCTCCGCACCCGCCCGTCGCTGCCGCGGCTCTCCGACCGGGAGGTGGAGGTGCTCCGCCTGGTCGCCGGGGGCGCGACCAATGCCGAGATCGGCCGCCGGCTGTTCGTGGCGGAGTCCACGGTCAAGACGCACATGCTGCGCATCTTCGCGAAGCTGGAGGTCACGGACCGCACCGCGGCGGTGACCACGGCCATGCGGCACGGCCTCCTGTAA
- a CDS encoding sensor histidine kinase, with product MPADLQVEEPARRLSGFAEAAGARESHVWDRAFGPWDLYFGVVWIATAAFVLGADSPGPAYRITAAALLALLIPCYLGAGRPLLLLEPGAESRRSARYLGVALALFLPAAALAGEARLITFALAPQCFMLLPLRRAVTAVGLLCLLPVAGWALVWRPEGHFVFASGLGALVTFLFSAFFGAWIIRIIEQSRQRASLIAELDASREEVARLSAERGAHAERERMSREIHDTLAQGFTSLLMLVQAVQSELDTDPERARRHLDLMAVTARQNLAEARALVAGGAPADLDGGSLPDAVRRLAARHDPPAAVSVTGEVRPLAAVLEVVALRSCQESLSNAAKHAGPQARCAVSLAYGGSELTLTVRDTGRGFDPAAPAPGYGLRGLFARAAEVGGAARVDSAASAGTTVTVTLPIR from the coding sequence GTGCCTGCTGACCTTCAAGTGGAAGAACCGGCGCGACGGCTGAGCGGCTTCGCGGAGGCGGCCGGAGCGCGCGAGTCCCACGTCTGGGACCGCGCGTTCGGGCCGTGGGACCTCTACTTCGGGGTCGTGTGGATCGCGACCGCGGCCTTCGTCCTCGGCGCGGACTCCCCCGGGCCGGCGTACCGGATCACCGCCGCCGCCCTGCTCGCCCTCCTGATCCCCTGCTACCTGGGCGCCGGACGCCCGCTGCTCCTGCTGGAGCCCGGCGCCGAGTCCCGGCGCTCCGCCCGCTACCTGGGCGTGGCGCTGGCCCTCTTCCTGCCGGCCGCCGCCCTGGCCGGCGAGGCCCGGCTGATCACCTTCGCCCTCGCCCCGCAGTGCTTCATGCTGCTGCCGCTGCGGCGGGCGGTCACCGCGGTGGGCCTGCTGTGCCTGCTGCCGGTGGCGGGCTGGGCGCTGGTGTGGCGGCCGGAGGGGCACTTCGTCTTCGCGAGCGGGCTCGGCGCGCTCGTCACCTTCCTCTTCTCCGCCTTCTTCGGTGCCTGGATCATCCGGATCATCGAGCAGAGCCGGCAGCGGGCCTCCCTCATCGCGGAACTCGACGCCAGCCGGGAGGAGGTGGCCCGGCTCTCCGCTGAACGCGGCGCCCACGCAGAAAGGGAACGCATGTCCCGCGAGATCCACGACACCCTCGCCCAGGGCTTCACCAGTCTGCTGATGCTCGTACAGGCCGTGCAGTCGGAGCTGGACACCGATCCGGAGCGGGCCCGGCGCCATCTGGACCTGATGGCCGTCACCGCCCGGCAGAACCTGGCCGAGGCCCGCGCCCTGGTCGCGGGCGGCGCGCCCGCCGATCTCGACGGCGGTTCGCTGCCCGACGCGGTACGGCGGCTCGCGGCCCGGCACGATCCGCCGGCGGCCGTCTCGGTGACCGGGGAGGTCCGGCCGCTGGCCGCGGTGCTGGAGGTGGTGGCCCTGCGGTCCTGCCAGGAATCCCTGTCGAACGCCGCCAAGCACGCCGGACCGCAGGCCCGTTGTGCGGTGTCCCTCGCCTACGGGGGCTCCGAGCTGACCCTCACGGTCCGGGACACCGGCCGGGGCTTCGACCCGGCGGCCCCCGCCCCCGGCTACGGCCTGCGGGGACTGTTCGCCCGCGCCGCGGAGGTGGGCGGCGCCGCGAGGGTGGACAGCGCCGCCTCGGCCGGAACCACCGTCACCGTGACCCTCCCGATCCGCTGA
- the secF gene encoding protein translocase subunit SecF, translating to MSKLGDLGAKLYRGEVGYDFVGKRFVWYGVSILITITAIVAVAVSGLNMGIEFKGGAVFTTPKTSVSEAQAREDAEEASGHPAIVQKLGTGGLRIQISELGTDAAADVKAKLATDLKVDAADINADLVGPSWGEQIANKAWTGLGVFMVLVVIYLAIAFEWRMAVAALIALIHDLTITVGVYALVGFEVTPGTVIGLLTILGYSLYDTVVVFDGLKEGSKDITKQTRWTYSEIANRSINGTLVRSINTTVVALLPVGALLFIGGGILDAGMLNDISLSLFVGLAAGAYSSIFIATPLVVDLKEREPAMKALKKRVLAKRASAEARGESPEDAGTEGTPEVVAQGRSGRRR from the coding sequence ATGTCGAAGCTCGGAGATCTCGGCGCCAAGCTGTACCGAGGTGAGGTCGGCTACGACTTCGTCGGCAAGCGCTTCGTCTGGTACGGCGTTTCCATCCTGATCACCATCACGGCGATCGTGGCCGTGGCCGTCTCGGGCCTGAACATGGGCATCGAGTTCAAGGGCGGTGCCGTCTTCACCACCCCGAAGACCTCCGTCTCGGAGGCCCAGGCCCGCGAGGACGCGGAAGAGGCCTCCGGCCACCCCGCGATCGTCCAGAAGCTCGGCACCGGCGGCCTGCGCATCCAGATCTCGGAACTGGGCACCGATGCCGCGGCCGACGTGAAGGCCAAGCTCGCCACCGACCTCAAGGTCGACGCGGCCGACATCAACGCGGACCTGGTCGGCCCCAGCTGGGGCGAGCAGATCGCCAACAAGGCCTGGACGGGCCTCGGCGTCTTCATGGTCCTCGTGGTGATCTACCTGGCCATCGCCTTCGAGTGGCGGATGGCCGTCGCGGCACTGATCGCGCTGATCCACGACCTCACCATCACCGTCGGCGTGTACGCGCTGGTCGGCTTCGAGGTCACCCCGGGTACGGTCATCGGTCTGCTGACCATCCTCGGTTACTCCCTCTACGACACCGTCGTCGTCTTCGACGGTCTCAAGGAGGGCTCGAAGGACATCACCAAGCAGACCCGCTGGACGTACAGCGAGATCGCCAACCGCAGCATCAACGGCACCCTGGTCCGCTCGATCAACACCACCGTCGTGGCGCTGCTCCCCGTCGGCGCGCTGCTCTTCATCGGTGGCGGCATCCTCGACGCCGGCATGCTGAACGACATCTCGCTGTCGCTGTTCGTCGGCCTCGCGGCCGGCGCCTACTCGTCGATCTTCATCGCGACCCCGCTGGTCGTGGACCTGAAGGAGCGCGAGCCGGCGATGAAGGCCCTGAAGAAGCGGGTGCTCGCGAAGCGGGCGTCGGCGGAGGCCAGGGGCGAGTCGCCCGAGGACGCCGGGACCGAAGGCACGCCCGAGGTAGTGGCCCAGGGCCGGTCGGGACGCCGCCGGTGA